The genomic stretch AGCCATTCTTTCAAGCTCCATGTCATTCACGCCAGACCTTCGCCGGCTTCTTTGCTCGGAATGGGTGGAATTGGTAAATTGGCACTAGtaggaaaataaagataattcaGCAGGGTCATGTTATATTTCTTACAAGATTTTAtaccttttatatatttttaagttcGAGGTAAAGttaagagagttttttttttttttttttttaattaaaaaggggAAAAGAGTTACTCGGGAGGATCTTTACTACTCTTGATCCGAAAGGAAAAGAGATTGAGAGTGGGAGATCCTAAACAAGTTAagagagtttatatatataagaaacgataaaaatcattctctcaACTATCTTTTAACCATCTCCATATGGTGAAAGGAtgaatttactattgaatttttgtggGACCTATGTGAGTCCACAAATCGAATGGTAATTTGTGGACTCACGTAGGTCCCACAAAAGATTCAGAAGATTGTTACTCTCAGCAACGATCTTTTTGGACATTTTGTTTTGAAGaagtttcaatttaattaattaattataagtaGTTGTGTTACTTTCAGCAACGATCTTTTTGGACGTTTTGTTTTGAAGaagtttcaatttaattaattaattataattagttgTTTGTACACTGATCACCAAGATCAATATATTCTGTATTAATCTTTTCTTTAACAGGATCTGGAGAATTTGTGACGATTCTGGAGACAGATTTGAAGAGGACAGCAACTCGGACGATTGAAAAGGCCAAGGCCATCTGCAGAGATAAATCTGTAAGAATAACAtggatttttgcattttatagATGATTAATTATGTTGCCCTCATTAATTAACATGCCTGAGTTATTGtaagtatgtatattagtatCATTAATTACTAGAagaattattaaataataattatatgcaGGTTGATAATGTGTCCATGGAAATAGTTGAAGGAGATCCCAGGAATGTTCTATGCGATGCTGTAGAGAGAAACCGGGCACCAATTCTGGTACTGGGTAGTCATGGTTATGGGGTAGtgaaaaggtatatatatatatatatatatatatatatatatgactctATACcaattcctatatatataacacgGAAAATAGAATCcaaaatggaaaagacaaaaaagaaaatcca from Corylus avellana chromosome ca1, CavTom2PMs-1.0 encodes the following:
- the LOC132168190 gene encoding universal stress protein PHOS32-like; this translates as MAKNIPVMLVAVDESEHSFYALEWTLDHFFAPNVSHSFKLHVIHARPSPASLLGMGGIGSGEFVTILETDLKRTATRTIEKAKAICRDKSVDNVSMEIVEGDPRNVLCDAVERNRAPILVLGSHGYGVVKRAVLGSVSDYCAHHAHCTVMIVKRPKLKH